From one Flavobacteriales bacterium genomic stretch:
- a CDS encoding helix-turn-helix transcriptional regulator has translation MLVLNLKRQLVMRGIKHGVSYLQHHGYTEAEARKLINGNLKLIRLTLLARLCETFKCSPNELFDWEGDPTHVLSEISKSEAPNILKLLEGKSPQELEEILRKLKEIG, from the coding sequence ATGCTTGTTCTGAACTTAAAACGCCAACTTGTGATGCGCGGCATTAAGCATGGAGTGTCTTACTTGCAGCATCATGGATATACGGAGGCAGAGGCCCGTAAACTGATCAATGGGAATTTGAAATTGATACGGCTGACCCTGCTTGCACGGTTGTGCGAGACCTTTAAATGTTCTCCGAACGAATTGTTTGATTGGGAGGGCGACCCGACCCATGTATTGTCAGAGATCAGCAAATCGGAAGCACCGAATATTCTGAAGCTGCTGGAGGGTAAGAGCCCACAGGAGCTGGAGGAGATC